The Deinococcus roseus genome includes the window CGTGGAACTGCTGTGCTTGCTGGTCATTGGGGTGCACCTGGATGGAAAGCCAGTCCTGGCAGTCCAGCAGTTTGATCAACAGCGGAAAGTGCTGGTGGCCCGCTCCTCTGCTGCCCAGCAGCCACTGGGGACGTTCATGAACAAGGTCATCCAGGGTTTTGCCGTGGTGGGGACCGCCTGCAATGGTGTTTCCTGCATAGACCACCCAGGC containing:
- a CDS encoding type I phosphomannose isomerase catalytic subunit, whose product is MSHLIRLKPEFHSRVWGGNRLQAGPDPIGEAWVVYAGNTIAGGPHHGKTLDDLVHERPQWLLGSRGAGHQHFPLLIKLLDCQDWLSIQVHPNDQQAQQFH